In the genome of Sebastes umbrosus isolate fSebUmb1 chromosome 14, fSebUmb1.pri, whole genome shotgun sequence, one region contains:
- the LOC119502363 gene encoding mitochondrial dicarboxylate carrier, producing the protein MQENRVSRWYFGGISSSVAACLTHPLDLIKVHLQTQQEVRVRMIGMAVNVVRREGYLALYSGLSASLCRQMTYSLSRFAIYETVRDEMNRKNKGLMPFYQKVLLGAFGGFVGGFIGTPADLVNVRMQNDVKFPVELRRNYGHALDGLLRVWKEEGIRKLFSGASMASSRGALVSVGQLSCYDQSKQLVLASGYLADNILTHFLASVIAGGCATILCQPLDVVKTRLMSSKLEYGGVFHCLTETARLGPKAFYKGLVPAGIRLIPHTVFTYIFLEQLRQHFGAVVVT; encoded by the exons ATGCAGGAGAATCGTGTTTCTCGTTGGTATTTTGGTGGAATCTCCTCTAGCGTGGCCGCCTGTTTAACACACCCACTGGATTTAATCAAG GTGCACTTGCAGACGCAGCAGGAGGTGAGGGTGAGGATGATTGGGATGGCTGTTAACGTGGTGAGGAGAGAAGGTTATCTGGCTCTCTACAGTGGCCTCAGTGCGTCCCTCTGCCGGCAG ATGACCTATTCGTTGTCACGGTTTGCCATCTATGAAACTGTCAGGGACGAAATGAACAGGAAGAACAAAGGTCTCATGCCTTTCTACCAGAAAGTGTTGCTGGGTGCCTTTGGAG GGTTTGTAGGTGGTTTCATCGGAACCCCGGCTGACCTGGTGAATGTCCG AATGCAGAACGATGTCAAGTTTCCGGTAGAGCTCAGGAGAAA TTATGGTCATGCACTGGACGGACTGTTGCGTGTTTGGAAGGAGG AGGGAATTAGGAAACTGTTCTCTGGTGCTTCAATGGCTTCATCTAGAGGTGCACTGGTCTCTGTCGGACAG CTGTCCTGTTACGACCAGTCCAAGCAGTTGGTTCTGGCGTCTGGTTACCTGGCTGACAACATCCTCACTCACTTCCTGGCCAGCGTGATTGCA GGGGGCTGTGCCACGATCCTGTGCCAACCACTTGATGTTGTTAAAACAAGATTAATGAGCTCCAAACTGGAATATGGG GGTGTGTTTCACTGTCTAACAGAAACAGCAAGACTGGGCCCGAAGGCGTTTTACAAG GGTCTTGTTCCTGCAGGTATCCGCCTTATTCCTCACACAGTCTTCACCTACATATTCCTCGAACAACTGAGGCAACATTTCGGTGCCGTGGTCGTCACTTGA